Genomic window (Chionomys nivalis chromosome 7, mChiNiv1.1, whole genome shotgun sequence):
ATTACCCAGTACAGAGGCTATTCAAAAGGGCCGCTAAGACGTCTGTACCTTTGTCACTGAACAGAAACAAGTACTGAGTCAAGAATGAGGGTTTTtgttgtgttggtttttttttttctttgtcattgtttttcaagacaaggtttctctgtgtagctctggctgtcttagaacttgctctgtagaccaggctggcctttgccgctgcctcctgagtgctgggataaaaggcgtgtgccaccatgcctggctaagaaTGACAGTCTCTCTGAGCTTCCTGCAGCACAGCTGCTGACACCTGTTCCTGTCTGTGTTAAGTAATGGCCATGGTGCCCCAGAAGATGGACTTTCAAGGCCAGGCGAGCTAAAGGGCCATGGGACACCAGCAGGGTGGGACTCTGGGCTCTGCTTAAGGAATACTGTAACATGACCGATAACAGATGATATTCTCTTTAACAGGTATAAAAGTTTGGTCACTGGGAGCAGAGCAAGAGGGATCATTGCTCTCCTCTGGGTCCTTGCGTTTGGCATTGGATTGACTCCGTTCCTGGGTTGGAATAGTAAACACAAAGCCACCAGCAACTGCACAGGATCTGGGGATGGAAGCATGAATAAAAGCTGCTGTCCTGTGAGGTGTCTCTTTGAGAATGTGGTCCCCATGAGCTACATGGTGTATTTCAACTTCTTTGGGTGTGTCCTTCCTCCACTGCTCATAATGATGGTGATCTACATCAAAATCTTCATGGTGGCCTGTAAGCAGCTCCAGCGCATGGAGCTGATGGACCACTCAAGGACCACTCTGCAGCGAGAGATCCATGCAGCTAAGTCACTGGCCATGATTGTAGGCATTTTTGCTCTTTGCTGGCTACCAGTACATGCCATCAACTGTGTCACTCTTTTCCATCCAGCTCTTGCCAAGGATAAGCCCAAGTGGCTAATGAATGTTGCCATCCTCCTGTCGCATGCCAACTCAGTTGTCAACCCCATTGTATATGCCTACAGGAACCGAGACTTCCGCTACACTTTCCACAGAATCATCTCCAGTTATGTTCTCTGCCAGACAGACACCAAAGGTGGGAGCGGGCAGGCTGGGGCACAGTCTGCTCTCAGTCTGGGCTTATGACCAAGGCTCTAGCCTTTTGGAGAAGGCTTAAAATAAACAATGGGACTCCCACAACTGGCTGATGCTCACTGTGAAAGGCAGCTGCACCTCCCAAGCAAATGAGCTGCTCTTCTGAGTCCGACCTGGAGTTACACAAGTCTAGCTAATATGCATATGCAATCGGTAGGCTCCAAGGTTAAATACATCTATGAATCTATTCAGCTGCTCTGTGTGGATGATGACAGTGGCTTGAACTGATTCccaaagatgttttattt
Coding sequences:
- the Adora2b gene encoding adenosine receptor A2b, with translation MPLETEDALYVALELVIAALAVAGNVLVCAAVGASSALQTPTNYFLVSLAAADVAVGLFAIPFAITISLGFCTDFHSCLFLACFVLVLTQSSIFSLLAVAVDRYLAIRVPLRYKSLVTGSRARGIIALLWVLAFGIGLTPFLGWNSKHKATSNCTGSGDGSMNKSCCPVRCLFENVVPMSYMVYFNFFGCVLPPLLIMMVIYIKIFMVACKQLQRMELMDHSRTTLQREIHAAKSLAMIVGIFALCWLPVHAINCVTLFHPALAKDKPKWLMNVAILLSHANSVVNPIVYAYRNRDFRYTFHRIISSYVLCQTDTKGGSGQAGAQSALSLGL